The sequence below is a genomic window from Uranotaenia lowii strain MFRU-FL chromosome 2, ASM2978415v1, whole genome shotgun sequence.
TTGAtcgggtttattctcattatCATTCtgaaatcaaactaaaaaagacaaattcttttatacattttttttttattattgcatccaaaataaaagcaagtttcatcaaaataatcttgaaaagttttttggaagcaattcttaggttttgaccaaatttgcccagatattgcccggattttggttgacaattttaaaatcaaatgctcgaattatgccaggtttttcgataaaatagcccggatttgtccggcccggatacgtgctgaaaaaaatctggaaaccttatCCGAGACATTTTCAAAGTAAACTCCTATTTCTCTGAGGCATTTGATAAACATCTAATAAAAATGGATCGAGTAAAATATTGAAGGCAAATCTAAATTTCTTCCTTGATAAACTAGCTTTTTCCTAAAGCAACGGAAAGCaactacaataaaaataaattatattgttATATTTAGacacaaatttttccaaattggttttctatgaaaattaactttttgaaaactcttggATTCTTTCTCTTTCCTTTGCCTtacatttaaaaagtttttagagCTTTAAAGCTTGAAGGGCACAAAGTAATGTTTTGGATAACTTGGAACTCACACCAACTTCTCATACTATTACGTGTTACGTTAATTGCACTCAACTTGAAGAATCGACCCATATAAAAGAATTTATCGCACTGTCAAAATTATTGCAACTTGGTCATTAAACATGAAGGaacaataattttagaaaaaccacGAAGCAAAACACGACCGCGGAAAAATATTCGGCCGCACTTGAGCAAGGCCAACTTTGTTCCTCTCTGAGGAGaagacagaattcagattcatgagAAAGTCGTCAATTATGagaaataataatgaaattgaaagtattttgtatacggatttaaaatcaactttcagtaattatttaattttaagtgttgaaaaattgagagaacAGAAACGGTAACAGtcaagcaaaataaaataaaaactacagAATGTTCTtatcttttttgttgttggtaCACATTTCGATGCAAATTTgtaagtgaaaaatattttttaccgaCTAAAATGTGTAAAGATTTTAATTCGGCAACCCTGACGTCGTGGGgaagaaattgttgttattttttgtgcGTTGTGTGTCATAATAATTTCTTTCTTCATTTACACTGAAGTGTATGGCTGAAACACTAGGGCGCTGTtggctagaatttttttttctcccactCATATGCGAGAGCTTTCACACTTGCTGTCCGAGACTCTTACagcttacagctcgtgtaaactcgtgATAATGAGTTAAGCATCAttagcgaaagaggattacactcgggagcagtgatgccacattaaaataagttttttctaaTTCCTAAGTTCAGTATACatatcgatttttttcgaattttttaaaagcaagtttatttgaagaaatataaaaaaggcaTTTTTCTAATATCGCGATTTTGCAACCACATATTTTCTGTTAAAGTGACAGTCCACTGCGGCGATAttgtgttatttatttattcttaacACTATTAGATATCATTAGGTATTTTCTTGCTTTTTAATTCTTTATACACATTTGTCTATCCATTTTTAAGTTCTGGTGACATGGTGTgtggaaattcaaaatttggtcagttttaagttttgaactttgataactgataaacctacatgaaaactaaaagactattttgaataaatttatcatCCTTCATTCAATCATCAAATTCAGATATTGCCTAAATATTCTTGTTTCAGAGCtacaaagttgtgaaaaaaatatttctaaaattcttaGAAATTGGAATTTATAAGACTAACTGGAATTTATAAGATTAACTATTTCTggcatcatttaaaaaagttattgagtatttgatattaaagattttaacagctttgaaaacctttattttcaaagtatttGTAATAATGTATTGCTTTGCCAAAAACTGCACGAAAAAACAATCAGGTATTTGAAATCAGCACCCCAAAATTAGTCAAAACTAGCTTTGCGTTCTTTGCACCTCAGATGAATTGCACTTTTGTTGATATGTGCTATGTAACACATGCGCGTACTTATCTTGGATTCTTAGTTACTTCAAGATATGATCTATTAACGTCTTAAACTCTTAAACTGCTATAATCTTTGATCTACCATGTTATTTGCTGATCAAAATTTGATCTGAAGACAGTTACCATAGAAGACAAAGATGTTGACAACTACGCTGAGACTTGCTTGGTAATAAGGTAGTAGGATTACATtggttcaaaatgaaaaaaaaatagatagtaGGATGtattgaatataatttttctgtctgaaaagatttttcgaaaatcgatATTAAATGGGTATTCGGTATAAACCGATACCGGAAAATTGGTATGTGTGGCATTGCAGTTCGGAAGTCGAATTCAAAGCAGTGTTGTTTTCTTCCGGCTCTTTGTCGTTTGGGAGGAGCCGACCATCCATGCTGGTATCTGTTTAGTGATAATAAAGAACTTGCACATAAGAACTTGATTCGTCCCTATCCAGAAATTGATCCTATTTTTTCTTCATAGTGACAATGACATACATTTCTTTGTTTTAGGAAATAAACCTGATAGCAATTGTTCTAGCTGTTCTAGATTAGTTACAATAATTCGTTGTCTAGTAGAGGAAAATGGGTTTTGGTACTTTTTATTAGTATCTGGGGAACACAAAATGTACCCAAACGATAGTTCTAAATTCTTACATCGCAAGTTGATTTCTCAAACTATAGTTTCACAACATCTAAAACAGataaaactaagaaattcaagaaCTTCCACGTCATCAAAACTCCCGACATAATTCCAATTTTCATATCCATTCAGATCTAGGCGTCCCAAGGAACCGTCACCatataaaatgtgaaataaattttatcacaTAATTCACATTCGAATCGTAAACACCTTCACACTGTTCATAATAAAACAAACCATTGGGAAAtgcgaaacaaaaaataaaaaatccataaaaccCACCAAGCATTTTCCGGGAGCGGATGGGGACAATGTTGACAGGTTTAAAATCTAAGATGAAGGGGCACACATTACACCCATAGGGAACGTCCGGAAACGAGCAGCAGCACAATTCCTCTGGATAGCAGCACATCTCCCATCAGCCTCCCTGTCAAATTTAAACCGTTCGTTAGGACGACTTCGGGGTCTATTTGgttgtttattaattttgtcaagcCGAATCCCCTacgcaaaaaaatgaaatcaccaAAATGAAAAGAGAATAGCGCGCGGCACCCACGCACCCAGCAGTTTGTGAAGTAAATATTATTTATCGCTCAATAAAAGAGTAATTTTCAGCAATCATCGTAATTTTGGATAGTCAGCGCTCTCTGGCTAGTATTTTTTTTGAGGTTGACAAGTTTAGAGTGCAAAACCGGCATCAGAGCGTTCTGTCGATGCTGATCAGGTAAATCCACACCGGAGACGAAACTAGTGGCTcgtaaaaaagcaaaacaaacatgCTCGCGCGTGCGATTTTTGTTGAGGCGATTTTTGCGGGGGTGTCTTGATGGGGCATTCTTTTCCCCGTACTGTTGTTGTCTCTAGCGAATAATATATTTCTTAAATACCAACATATTTCACATTGGGAGACGACGATCATTCGGTGCAGGCATGTTGCAGATTCAGTATAATTAAACGAAGGATTTGTGGCTCTTTGGTCTAGGtttcttgaggttttttttctctcgttctTTCTTTgttttcgctatttttgcgTCGGATGGCACCCACAATGTTGCCATAAAACAAAGCCAATCGGGCGGAATGGTCCCACGAATTTATTGTAATCGCTTTCCGGGCATGGTTTACGGTTTTATAATGGAAATGCGCGGTTGTTTGAATGAAgatttgtctgttttttttctaatataattactatttatttaaactatttttccaGGTGATTATGGAATGACACTATGactaatttatgtttattttctttatttacagGTAAGAATGCTGTAACAACTAttcaaccaaaaatttataaggtttgcttcaaaatacaaggtatttattattatataatttctttatttgaaacggcttataccttgaggctttaaccctcatccgcattagatttcattactccaatcagcactaggagtgtcaatttgacactccgagctaaaatcgtcataactctttttatatctaaccgattacaataAAACTTGtatcactagaaaccttgtaatgtcagtaaaatattttccaaccaagaaacgcacgacacgcatcattatttcgtctgtcggcttcgctctctgctcaaatcaccacccaccgtatctactcggagagcaaacaaacacgttttgctggacgtgctgcttgtggttctggaaattcaggaatgattttacgtttataattttcatatttttgtgaaatctcacagcgtgatttgttgcacctcactagaatgtagattaaatttgctttccaatgtatacacttttgattggtccaaacaaagtaaaagcactgaaaatccgggtacaacctaacggtggaccacaaaaacagatgaaatttcgacttgtgaaaaaatcgcgcaaagtagtcaactttgcaaaattccagtaaattcaatttttgttgcatcaaaaatctaaagacaacaaaatgtcagaattagaatgaaatttgtaatgatattttttcaagagCTCTACCACctctcaaacagtttttactagcaatctaatgaaaagtaggtttttcagacaactttttggaactttctgtgaccatttcataaaaaaattttaaaaatatttcttggcttcatgatgtagacattaacttcagctttgaATTACAGCACTTTTCCTGAtacatgttttttcagatttttttttctttcatgctgaataacgagaaaattagtagctttagctatatataatgttctaaacatattttactgacattacaaggtttctattgatataagttttgtatgaagttcaaaataattcaaacaaattaaatagattttactcttggagtgtcaaaatgacactctaagtcggaaaagggagtttttttgtccaggcttccagggttcgtccataaataaagtaaagatgcaattttaaagaacttttgaattcatttagggttcccgaagaaatttttcttttttgaagcttctgaaaaaagttacaagcattcaaacttgcaatagtgtcaaaatgacactctatgcggatgagggttaaggagCTGTTATATTCTGATTTGGGAACACTGTTCCATTCGtggagagagagagaaagtCAAATATACCAAATGTCATTATAATAAAAGTTCTTGGAAAGTACACACGTGTCGCGTATTCAATCCGAATAAACACTACATTTTGGCGACGACTCGGGCGTAATTGAACGAATAACGCAGTGCAAACGGTGTGTACAATCGTTTTCGCGATAATCCGGTTGAACGGGAGTAAACGCGGTAAgcggaaaacgaaaaaaaaaagaatcagacGCGCGGCGGTGAAAATTATTCTCGGAAACATTGAGGTTATGGTCATTTGCTGACACCCGCTGTAAGATGAATCATAACATCCAACCGTTCGAAATCGGTGATTCGGCTTCTGTGGGAAGACGGTGGACAGCATGGAAACGATCGTTCGAGCTGTACCTAGCCTGTAACACCACGGTGACGGCTGATAAGAAGAAGGCTATGCTGTTGCACTTGGCCGGTCAGGAAGTGCAAGAAGTGTTTTACGATGACCCCAACCACGAAGCAGGGGCAGCCCAAGGCAGTGATGTTTACATAAGTGCTATTGAGATTCTTGATCAGCACTTCCAGCCGATTGTTTGCATCCCCCACGAGCGGGCAGTTTTTAGGAAAATGTCTCAAAACGAAAGTGAAAGTGTAGCTAAATTTGTGAGGCGCCTACGTCACCAGGGAGTGCTATGTGAATACGGAAATGCCCTGGAAATGCGCATAACAGAGCAAGTCTTTGACGGCTGTCTGTCTAACGGGTTGCGGGAGGTTATTTTGAAGAAACGCCTGACGCAATTGGCGGAAATTTTGGAAGAGGGAAAAGTGCTGGAGACGATCGACCTGAACCAACAACAATCGGGAGCAGGAGGGCCTGCAAGTGTAAACAAAGTGAAGAGTGGTACAAACAAATGTTTTCGCTGTGGTTCTTCGAAACATTATGCCAATGACATAAAGTGCCCGGCACGGAAGGAAAAGTGCGATAAATGTGGAATAAAGGGAcactataaaaatcaatgtaagaCGAAGAACTTCTCTGCGAAAACGAAGAAGAAAGTGCGACAAGTGGAAGAGTCAGAAGACGAAGAAGAGGAAGATGGAAAAATAAATAGTGATAATGAAAGTGAAAGTGACGAAAGTGATGCGTACCATGTATTCGCGACAAAGAACGAGAAATCGACGCTGGAGATTCGAGAAGTGAACAGCAACAAATATAATTCCAAGGTTAAGTGCTTGGTCGGAGGAGTACCTTTGGAATGGCTAGTGGATTCCGGTGCCTCAGTGAATGTTATCGACGAAAATACCTGGCGGAAGCTGAAGAATAGTGGATGTAAGGTGAGCTGTGAAAGTGTCGAGTCGAAAAAGAAACTTCTGGCGTACGGCAACCACCGGCTGGAAGTGAAAGGAGTGTTCAAAACGGATATTTCCCACGGAGCGATGACGGTGCATCGGGAGGTGTATGTGATAAAAGGGCATGGCACTAATCTATTGAGCAAGATTACTTCGATGGATCTCGGAATACTACAAATCACTTCGGATGTTTTGGAAATAGCAGAAGTGAAGTCAGCAGAAATTGGAAAGGCAAAGGATCTACAGGTGAAGATCAACATAGACCGCAGCATTCACCCTGTCCAGCAGCCGTGTCGAAGGCTACCTATCCCGTTGCAGAAAGTTGTTGACGAAGAAATTCAAAAGCTCCTCGACCAAGATATAATAGAGGCGGTGACTGATAAAATTACATGGGCCTCACCTCTAGTCGTTACACCAAAGGACGGAGGTCGTCGAGTACGATTGTGCGTGGACATGAGGAAGGCGAACACAGCAATAATCCCAGAGCGACACCCTTTACCTGTGTTCGAGGACATGATGCCTTACCTCAACGGCTGtaaatttttctcgaaagttGACTTGAACCAGGCCTTCCATCAGCTAGAACTACATCCAGACTCTCGAGAGATAACCACGTTCGTCACGACCAAGTGCTACTACCGATTCAAAAGACTCATGTTCGGTATGAACTGCGCCGCTGAGGTGTTTCAGCGAGAAATGGAGAAGATACTCAAAGGACTGGATGGAGTGATCATCTTCATAGACGATATCCTAATCTTTGGTCGTACGAAAGCCGAGCACAATCGACGGGTCACAGCGGTGATGAAAAGATTGAAAGATCACGGGCTAACGGTAAATCAACGTAAATGCCAATTCGAACGTGAAAAGGTTACTTTCATGGGACACGAACTGTCGGCTCAAGGAATCTTGCCCATGCAGGAGAAAATAAGTGCTGTAAAATCGTTCCGTCGCCCAGAAACAGCTGAAGAAGTCCGCAGCTTCCTTGGCTTAGCCAACTACGTGGGGAAGTTCATACCGAACCTATCGAGCATCAGCACGCCCCTGCGCGACATGACACGAAAGGGAGTCAAATTTCAATGGACCAAGCAGGCGAACAAAGCGTTCGAGGCAATCAAAAACGCGCTCTCGAATCCCAAGCATCTTGGATTCTACAATCCCAACAGAAAAACAACTCTCATCGTCGATGCTAGTGCAACCGGTCTTGGAGCAGTCCTGCTCCAAGAAAATAACGGGAAACAGCGCGTGATAAGCTATGCCAGTAAAAGCTTATCGAAGACTGAGCAGAAATATTCCGTCCTGGATAAGGAGGCCATGGCAATCTATTGGGGAGTAAACCGTTTCCAAATGTATCTGCACGGAAAGGAGTTTACGGTGATGACGGACCATAAGCCACTGTTGAAGATATTTGCCACGGACTCCTCGCCGAATGCAAGACAACAGCGATGGGTACTCCATCTTCAAGCGTACCGGTACAAATTATTATATGTCCCGGGAAAAGTCAATATTGCTGACCCCCTTTCGCGCCTCGCCCAAATCGGTGAGTGTCCCAGCTGCGACCGTGAATGTGACATGGACTTATGTGCCATTGCCGAAAGCGCTTTGCCGAATACTGTGACAATGACGGAACTAATACAG
It includes:
- the LOC129741390 gene encoding uncharacterized protein K02A2.6-like, whose translation is MNHNIQPFEIGDSASVGRRWTAWKRSFELYLACNTTVTADKKKAMLLHLAGQEVQEVFYDDPNHEAGAAQGSDVYISAIEILDQHFQPIVCIPHERAVFRKMSQNESESVAKFVRRLRHQGVLCEYGNALEMRITEQVFDGCLSNGLREVILKKRLTQLAEILEEGKVLETIDLNQQQSGAGGPASVNKVKSGTNKCFRCGSSKHYANDIKCPARKEKCDKCGIKGHYKNQCKTKNFSAKTKKKVRQVEESEDEEEEDGKINSDNESESDESDAYHVFATKNEKSTLEIREVNSNKYNSKVKCLVGGVPLEWLVDSGASVNVIDENTWRKLKNSGCKVSCESVESKKKLLAYGNHRLEVKGVFKTDISHGAMTVHREVYVIKGHGTNLLSKITSMDLGILQITSDVLEIAEVKSAEIGKAKDLQVKINIDRSIHPVQQPCRRLPIPLQKVVDEEIQKLLDQDIIEAVTDKITWASPLVVTPKDGGRRVRLCVDMRKANTAIIPERHPLPVFEDMMPYLNGCKFFSKVDLNQAFHQLELHPDSREITTFVTTKCYYRFKRLMFGMNCAAEVFQREMEKILKGLDGVIIFIDDILIFGRTKAEHNRRVTAVMKRLKDHGLTVNQRKCQFEREKVTFMGHELSAQGILPMQEKISAVKSFRRPETAEEVRSFLGLANYVGKFIPNLSSISTPLRDMTRKGVKFQWTKQANKAFEAIKNALSNPKHLGFYNPNRKTTLIVDASATGLGAVLLQENNGKQRVISYASKSLSKTEQKYSVLDKEAMAIYWGVNRFQMYLHGKEFTVMTDHKPLLKIFATDSSPNARQQRWVLHLQAYRYKLLYVPGKVNIADPLSRLAQIGECPSCDRECDMDLCAIAESALPNTVTMTELIQFSEDDPELRLLRKSINSGKWDPELKPYQPFQNELCCARQIVLRHNKIVVPKSLRGRVLELAHIGHPGCNKMKRRLRAALWWPGVDKEAELKCKKCVECQAVGKGPNPEPLRIREMPTAPWSHLSCDFLGPLPDGKFLFVLVDLYSRYCVVEVMTTTTSAAVIQRLERIFTRLGLPEVLTTDNASNFCSQQFKDFCVDNGIKLAHTTPYWPAANGEVERQNRSILKALKIGRMKGESVETSLQNYLYMYTVTPHSVTSVSPAELMFGRRFRDKFPHFNDEPVVEEEVKDRDLAAKFQAKLYRDARLNAKESTIKVGDQVLMKLQQRDNKLAPNFHPRPVVVVNKNGSSITVRTENGEVYKRNSSHLKPFLNDADDDDTVGSEFESEETPADTEQSTSPGTPVKVPSPMVTVPQRSSAVRSNQKNISNERPKRNVKAPIKYKDYMLDFD